The following are from one region of the Bacteroidota bacterium genome:
- the ytxJ gene encoding bacillithiol system redox-active protein YtxJ, whose product MPWKNLESIEQFENVLASEISGAMIFKHSTRCSVSRMVLKNFMAETETQPQNIYLLDLINLREVSNHIAQRLNIKHESPQLICIKNHLAQSVANHENILNHQIDSNL is encoded by the coding sequence ATGCCTTGGAAGAATCTAGAATCTATTGAACAGTTTGAAAATGTCCTTGCCTCCGAAATATCGGGGGCAATGATTTTTAAACACAGTACGCGATGCAGTGTAAGCAGAATGGTGCTCAAGAATTTTATGGCGGAAACAGAAACGCAACCGCAGAATATTTACTTATTGGATTTAATAAACCTAAGAGAAGTATCCAATCATATTGCTCAGCGATTAAATATTAAACATGAATCACCACAATTAATTTGCATTAAAAATCATCTTGCACAAAGTGTTGCTAACCACGAAAATATTTTAAATCATCAAATCGATTCAAATTTATAA
- a CDS encoding peptide MFS transporter, with product MSQTNHPKGLPYLFFSEMWERFGYYLMIGIFTLYLKDQKAGFSMNEAESADLYGTFIALVFLTPFIGGLLADRYLGYRKSIIMGGLLMGIGYCLMGVHSKPMLYLAMTLVIFGNGFFKPNISTLLGNLYSTPEHKHLKDTGYNIFYMGINIGAFICNFFGAALYLTYGWAWAFLAAGVGMFIGVLVFLIGTKHYKDFDIIKGTKPGDMPLSRIVWMILIPSVVFGIGGWLIKGVTDTITNPKGNIFGSDSTDAFVFACIPVLYFYLREYFNAEAHEKKPIGALLAIFGVVILFWAVFKLNGSALNTWADRYTNREINGTTKTVMQSLKLSKDIAYTRDTVTLYDAQFRLQRDANGKTMTIYDYPSYFHNMNKAELPRDGDKISVWAPNLSQSINPGWVILLTPVVVAFFSWLGRLRREPSTPTKIALGLFVSALSVLVMVGAVMAGNNGTEKVSLWWLIANYGVITIGELCLSPMGLSVVSKLSPQRITSLMMGGWFLATSIGNKLSGVLASLWDEYADKTYFFWLNFGLLIGATLFLLLMLKWLNAIFKEYVK from the coding sequence ATGTCACAAACAAATCATCCTAAAGGGTTACCCTATCTCTTCTTTAGCGAAATGTGGGAACGCTTCGGTTACTATCTCATGATTGGTATTTTTACCTTATATCTTAAAGATCAGAAAGCCGGATTTTCTATGAACGAAGCTGAAAGTGCCGATTTGTATGGTACTTTCATAGCTCTTGTATTTTTAACGCCTTTTATTGGAGGATTATTGGCCGACCGATATTTGGGCTATCGCAAGTCGATTATTATGGGAGGCTTGCTTATGGGTATTGGCTATTGCCTCATGGGTGTGCATAGCAAACCTATGCTTTATCTGGCTATGACGTTGGTTATTTTTGGCAATGGTTTCTTTAAACCTAACATAAGTACCTTGCTCGGAAATTTATATTCAACTCCCGAACATAAGCACCTTAAAGATACTGGCTATAATATCTTTTACATGGGTATTAATATTGGTGCTTTTATCTGTAATTTTTTTGGCGCGGCATTATATCTTACTTATGGATGGGCTTGGGCGTTTTTGGCAGCAGGCGTAGGTATGTTTATTGGGGTATTGGTATTTTTAATAGGAACAAAACACTACAAAGATTTCGATATTATAAAAGGTACCAAGCCGGGCGATATGCCATTGAGCAGAATTGTCTGGATGATTCTAATACCATCTGTAGTATTCGGAATTGGTGGATGGCTTATAAAAGGAGTAACAGATACCATCACAAATCCCAAAGGAAATATTTTTGGAAGTGATAGTACCGATGCATTTGTGTTTGCCTGCATTCCGGTTTTGTATTTTTACTTACGCGAATATTTTAATGCCGAAGCGCATGAGAAAAAACCCATTGGTGCCTTACTTGCAATTTTTGGAGTAGTAATACTTTTTTGGGCCGTATTTAAATTAAACGGTAGCGCACTTAATACCTGGGCCGATCGCTATACCAACCGCGAAATTAATGGAACTACAAAAACGGTAATGCAAAGCCTTAAGCTAAGTAAGGATATTGCTTATACCCGCGACACGGTTACCCTATATGATGCGCAGTTTAGGCTGCAACGCGATGCCAATGGCAAAACAATGACCATCTATGACTATCCTTCATACTTTCATAATATGAATAAGGCCGAGTTGCCTCGCGATGGCGATAAGATTAGTGTATGGGCACCTAATTTAAGTCAGTCTATTAATCCGGGATGGGTTATATTGCTAACTCCGGTTGTGGTTGCATTTTTCTCCTGGTTAGGAAGGCTTAGGCGCGAACCATCAACTCCCACTAAAATCGCATTAGGACTTTTTGTTTCAGCCTTATCAGTTTTGGTTATGGTAGGTGCTGTTATGGCTGGCAACAATGGAACCGAAAAAGTATCGCTATGGTGGCTCATTGCCAATTATGGTGTAATCACTATTGGTGAGTTATGCCTTAGCCCCATGGGGCTAAGCGTAGTTTCTAAATTAAGCCCGCAAAGGATAACTTCGCTCATGATGGGTGGGTGGTTTCTAGCTACTTCTATTGGTAACAAGTTGAGCGGTGTGCTTGCCAGTTTGTGGGATGAATATGCTGACAAGACTTATTTCTTTTGGTTGAATTTTGGTTTGCTTATTGGCGCCACCCTGTTCTTGTTATTAATGTTAAAGTGGCTAAACGCTATCTTTAAGGAGTATGTAAAGTAA
- a CDS encoding T9SS type A sorting domain-containing protein has product MENFGPNGINAPVSSIKYSGRIADVEYVGNGSVRIVSASGGVWQMDSISPTQIVNYPISDNLDCNAGGAIATDPTNSNTIWVGTGEGGLGGGCGLYKTTDKGQSWTNIPLSVTPSACYHLILLNTIPQKFYLATNVGLYVSQDGGLTWTLKYNSNVSDVTINYNNPDIINIAVWGNGIFGSTDGGATWIKNTSAPATNFGRTALTNSLSAPNVIYASVTNNSDNLTKGIYKSNDDGATWSTCAFGVDLLGNPASGEIHWGQGWYNNIIKSDPNNSDLVVVGGGGLWRTTDGNVFNEVNVGHVDQHALAFASNGWVISGNDGGLFVSKNSGFSFNAINDSINDMQITQFVDMSVSKAGANTIVGGTQDNGVVYHTNASGKWATTGGDGGGVLTDPYTTDNIYYAVGVFGGNISFRRFISTNGMAQSADVSAGLDPHGDWYPIMRYDDQAGTLYTEGGPYIYRTDNLGATWSKENLNNPFNNGDIYDFVIDQSGNIDPGIYSLVSYSGGLSRIWVRDRNTQLWADRTAGIATSLLKGRIKTDPFNLDGIYVCIRDIDAGAVGKKVFYSPDQGNTWNNISGNLPNFSVTDILPSPVNNNIIYIATTEGAFRTLDGGTTWSRWSYGLPRRVEITQLDYVDSTAINGKLTIYASTYGRALWKRDASDDDPLAISNGNASKSYFKIYNPFPNPANDFCFIKFQNPNQQLLTVEIYNLLGKMIETLPQQQFDKGLQHVKYNTDKLTKGIYIIQINTALESYYTKFEKM; this is encoded by the coding sequence ATGGAAAACTTTGGCCCAAATGGAATTAATGCTCCGGTATCGTCAATAAAATATAGTGGACGCATTGCCGATGTTGAATATGTTGGAAATGGCAGCGTGCGCATTGTTTCAGCAAGTGGTGGTGTATGGCAAATGGACAGCATATCGCCCACCCAAATTGTAAACTATCCAATAAGTGATAATCTTGACTGTAATGCCGGAGGCGCGATAGCAACTGACCCTACCAATAGCAACACCATTTGGGTGGGCACCGGAGAAGGTGGTCTTGGCGGTGGTTGTGGACTTTATAAAACTACCGACAAAGGTCAGAGCTGGACAAACATTCCGCTTTCAGTTACACCAAGTGCTTGTTATCATTTGATACTACTGAATACCATTCCACAAAAATTTTATTTAGCAACCAATGTTGGATTATATGTTTCTCAAGATGGTGGCCTTACATGGACATTAAAATACAACAGCAATGTTTCGGATGTTACTATCAATTACAACAACCCTGATATTATTAATATAGCTGTTTGGGGTAATGGCATTTTCGGAAGTACAGATGGAGGAGCAACCTGGATAAAAAACACTTCAGCACCAGCAACTAATTTTGGCCGAACAGCTCTTACCAATTCGCTTTCTGCACCCAATGTAATCTATGCAAGCGTAACAAATAACAGCGACAACCTTACCAAAGGAATCTACAAATCAAACGATGATGGAGCCACCTGGAGCACTTGTGCTTTTGGGGTAGACCTGCTCGGTAACCCTGCATCAGGCGAAATACACTGGGGACAAGGCTGGTATAATAATATCATTAAATCTGATCCGAATAACAGCGATTTGGTAGTAGTTGGTGGCGGTGGCCTATGGCGCACCACTGATGGAAATGTATTTAACGAAGTCAATGTTGGTCATGTTGACCAACATGCCTTGGCATTTGCAAGCAATGGCTGGGTTATTTCGGGCAATGATGGAGGACTATTTGTTTCGAAAAATTCAGGCTTTTCTTTTAACGCTATTAATGATAGTATTAATGATATGCAGATCACACAGTTTGTTGACATGTCTGTATCTAAAGCTGGCGCCAATACAATTGTAGGCGGTACGCAGGATAATGGGGTTGTTTACCATACCAATGCATCGGGTAAGTGGGCAACAACCGGTGGCGATGGCGGTGGCGTGTTAACAGATCCTTATACCACAGATAATATATATTATGCTGTTGGTGTATTTGGTGGAAACATTTCGTTTCGCAGGTTTATAAGTACCAATGGGATGGCACAAAGCGCGGATGTGAGTGCAGGACTCGACCCGCATGGCGACTGGTATCCAATTATGCGCTACGATGATCAGGCAGGCACCCTATATACCGAAGGCGGACCCTATATTTACCGTACCGATAATCTAGGAGCAACATGGAGCAAAGAGAATTTGAATAACCCATTTAACAATGGTGATATTTATGACTTTGTAATAGACCAAAGCGGAAATATTGATCCGGGAATTTATTCATTAGTTTCCTACAGCGGTGGTCTTTCGCGCATATGGGTACGCGATCGTAATACCCAACTATGGGCTGACCGTACAGCAGGCATTGCCACAAGTTTGCTCAAAGGCCGAATTAAAACAGATCCATTTAATCTGGATGGCATTTATGTGTGTATAAGAGATATTGATGCCGGGGCAGTTGGAAAAAAAGTATTTTACTCACCTGACCAGGGCAATACATGGAATAATATTTCGGGCAACCTGCCAAACTTTTCGGTTACCGACATTTTACCTTCACCGGTAAACAACAACATCATATATATAGCCACCACCGAAGGAGCGTTTCGCACCCTGGATGGCGGTACCACCTGGTCGCGCTGGAGCTATGGCTTGCCACGCAGAGTAGAAATAACACAACTTGATTATGTTGACAGCACAGCCATTAATGGCAAACTCACTATCTATGCAAGTACCTATGGACGTGCATTATGGAAACGCGATGCCAGTGATGATGACCCGCTTGCCATTTCAAACGGAAATGCATCTAAGTCTTATTTTAAAATATATAATCCATTTCCAAATCCTGCCAATGATTTTTGCTTCATAAAATTTCAAAATCCAAATCAGCAGTTACTTACTGTTGAAATTTATAATCTTTTAGGAAAAATGATTGAAACACTGCCACAGCAACAGTTTGACAAAGGCCTGCAACATGTAAAGTATAATACAGATAAATTAACAAAAGGCATTTATATTATTCAAATCAATACAGCATTGGAAAGTTATTATACAAAATTTGAAAAAATGTGA
- a CDS encoding T9SS type A sorting domain-containing protein codes for MNSYFMYGFDKNPPWGKGYVNFSSGLTINTINNNRRLNFLQTNTTMADSTGNLLFSSNGLFIVDRNDSIMMGGDSINLYSAAYSLGSISVGWGCNQGLLSIPHPGHPNEYLMFQVQFNNDDPNVYWINEIDYHHISMDSAGGMGKVISHNNLVLNDSMTESFFSAVKHGNGRDWWLVKLQRNTNSYFKFLVTPTGITMSTQALGPIGESATYEGQSAFSQDGRYYARVDTRLDTTWITDTSQVVLMEFDRCTGTFSNLIVDLIDSGYVGGVAFSPNNKFLYVATGLHIYQYNLQDGSNMVNTKKIIATYDGYASPFANSWATFWQMFVGADKKIYCITQSQSDNMTVINQPDLFDTLCDAQPHSFHFGILNSRTCPNWPNYELGPEIGSICDSLGLAQHEVITSMGLQLFPNPANGFYNIHYSIPGNTTALATVYDVSGKKIEQHNLYGHFSNLQVSTAMYTPGLYVVNVSCNNVSESKRVLVVE; via the coding sequence ATGAACTCGTACTTTATGTATGGATTTGACAAAAATCCACCTTGGGGAAAAGGCTATGTGAATTTTTCATCAGGTTTGACTATTAATACTATAAACAACAATAGGAGATTAAATTTTCTACAAACAAATACTACTATGGCTGATTCTACAGGAAATTTGCTTTTCAGCTCAAATGGTTTGTTTATAGTTGATAGAAATGATAGCATTATGATGGGTGGAGATAGCATAAACTTATATAGTGCTGCTTATTCATTGGGTTCTATTAGTGTAGGCTGGGGGTGCAATCAAGGCTTGTTAAGCATTCCTCACCCAGGTCACCCAAATGAATATTTAATGTTTCAAGTTCAATTTAATAATGATGACCCCAATGTGTACTGGATTAATGAAATAGACTATCATCACATCAGTATGGATAGTGCCGGTGGAATGGGCAAGGTTATATCTCATAATAATTTAGTGTTGAATGATAGTATGACCGAAAGTTTTTTTTCGGCTGTTAAACATGGCAATGGTCGTGACTGGTGGCTTGTAAAACTACAGCGCAATACAAATTCCTACTTTAAATTTTTAGTAACACCTACAGGCATAACAATGTCAACACAGGCACTTGGCCCCATTGGAGAATCGGCAACTTACGAGGGGCAATCTGCCTTTAGCCAGGATGGCCGTTATTATGCAAGGGTAGATACACGTTTAGATACCACTTGGATTACAGATACAAGCCAAGTTGTACTTATGGAATTTGACCGATGCACCGGAACATTTAGCAATTTAATTGTTGATTTAATTGATAGTGGCTATGTTGGCGGTGTTGCTTTTTCTCCTAATAATAAATTTTTATACGTGGCTACAGGATTGCACATATACCAATACAATTTGCAGGATGGTAGCAATATGGTCAATACAAAAAAAATTATTGCTACTTATGATGGATACGCATCTCCATTTGCAAACTCTTGGGCCACCTTCTGGCAAATGTTTGTAGGTGCAGATAAAAAGATATATTGTATCACCCAATCACAAAGCGATAATATGACCGTAATCAATCAACCTGATTTGTTTGATACACTGTGCGATGCCCAACCGCATAGTTTTCATTTTGGTATTCTTAACAGTCGCACTTGCCCAAACTGGCCAAACTACGAGCTTGGCCCCGAGATAGGCAGTATTTGCGATAGCCTTGGCTTGGCACAGCATGAGGTAATTACTTCAATGGGTTTGCAATTATTTCCAAATCCTGCAAATGGGTTTTACAATATACACTACTCTATACCGGGCAATACCACAGCACTTGCCACCGTGTATGATGTAAGTGGTAAGAAAATAGAGCAACATAATTTGTATGGGCATTTTTCAAACCTGCAAGTATCCACTGCAATGTACACACCGGGCTTGTATGTAGTTAATGTAAGTTGTAATAATGTGAGCGAGAGCAAACGGGTTTTGGTGGTGGAGTAA
- a CDS encoding peptidylprolyl isomerase, with amino-acid sequence MNKKILNLVVALFGFSMMSYAQPDPALITIDGETVSKSEFERVYKKNNTKDVSFDNKAVREYLDLYINYKLKVKAAEELHMDTSSAFMNELNGYKKQLAQPYLTDKEVSEGLIKEAYDRMQKDVRASHILVKCAADALPKDTVAAYNKAMKIREKIMKGADFATMARDSSEDPSAKENGGDLGYFTAMQMVYPFESAAYTTPIGKLSMPVRTRFGYHILKTVDMRPAQGEIHCAHIMVKCADNETSDSVKTAAKAKIEEIAAKLKQGEKFEDLATQFSDDKGSAKNGGVLPWFGTGRMVPEFERTAFALKGDNEVSEPIKSSYGWHIIKRLEKRGLPTYDEKKGELKQQIQKDSRSELSKTSMLNKIKAEYKFSENAANRDAFLATLDSSIIKGEYAPDEKAPLTKPIMTLGENTYSQRDFANYLALHQVRRPSGEPMSVGYSMYQGFVDEACISYEEARLEKKYPEFKNLMQEYRDGILLFDLTDKLVWSKAVKDTTGLKEYYEKNKNNYMWAERINAKIYQCATPEIAASVRKMLKKKKDDAEMLQEVNKDSQLNLTIKEGKYSKGDNEIIDGITWTKGISADMQKNNQTVFVDVKEVLTPMPKALDEAKGIITADYQNHLEKNWIEELRKKHPVNVDEAVLRTIIKE; translated from the coding sequence ATGAACAAGAAAATTTTAAATCTGGTTGTCGCATTATTTGGGTTTTCAATGATGTCGTATGCCCAACCCGACCCAGCACTTATCACCATTGATGGTGAAACGGTTAGCAAGTCTGAGTTTGAAAGGGTTTACAAGAAAAACAACACCAAGGATGTAAGTTTTGACAACAAAGCAGTGCGTGAGTATCTAGACCTTTACATCAACTACAAACTAAAGGTAAAAGCAGCTGAGGAACTACATATGGACACATCAAGCGCTTTTATGAATGAACTTAATGGTTATAAGAAACAATTGGCTCAACCATACCTTACAGACAAGGAAGTATCGGAGGGTTTGATAAAAGAGGCGTACGACCGCATGCAAAAAGATGTACGAGCAAGCCATATCCTTGTAAAATGCGCTGCTGATGCATTGCCAAAGGATACAGTTGCAGCTTACAATAAGGCCATGAAGATTCGTGAGAAGATAATGAAAGGCGCAGATTTTGCTACCATGGCACGTGATAGCAGCGAAGATCCTTCGGCCAAAGAAAATGGAGGTGATTTAGGCTACTTTACTGCTATGCAAATGGTTTACCCTTTTGAATCAGCGGCATACACTACACCAATTGGAAAGTTATCCATGCCAGTGCGTACTCGCTTTGGATATCATATTTTGAAAACTGTTGATATGCGTCCTGCTCAAGGTGAAATTCATTGCGCTCATATTATGGTAAAGTGTGCAGACAACGAAACTAGCGACAGTGTTAAGACAGCGGCAAAAGCAAAAATTGAAGAGATAGCTGCAAAACTCAAGCAAGGAGAAAAATTTGAAGACCTTGCTACCCAATTCAGCGATGATAAGGGCTCGGCAAAAAATGGCGGAGTGCTACCCTGGTTTGGCACAGGGCGTATGGTTCCTGAATTTGAACGTACTGCCTTCGCTTTAAAAGGTGATAACGAAGTAAGTGAACCTATCAAATCTTCGTATGGCTGGCATATTATCAAGCGACTTGAAAAGCGCGGCCTCCCAACCTATGATGAAAAGAAAGGTGAACTTAAACAACAAATTCAAAAAGACAGTCGTAGCGAGCTTAGCAAAACAAGCATGTTAAATAAGATAAAAGCTGAATACAAGTTTAGTGAAAACGCGGCTAACCGCGATGCGTTTTTAGCAACCCTGGACTCCTCTATTATTAAAGGTGAATATGCTCCTGACGAAAAAGCACCGTTAACAAAACCAATTATGACGCTGGGCGAAAACACCTACTCACAACGCGACTTTGCAAATTATCTTGCTCTGCATCAAGTGCGCAGACCTTCTGGCGAGCCTATGTCAGTTGGCTACAGCATGTATCAGGGATTTGTTGATGAAGCATGTATCTCTTACGAAGAAGCTCGTTTAGAAAAAAAATATCCGGAATTTAAAAACCTGATGCAGGAATATCGCGATGGAATTTTGCTATTTGATTTAACTGATAAATTGGTTTGGAGTAAAGCAGTTAAGGATACTACAGGGCTAAAAGAGTACTACGAAAAAAATAAAAATAACTACATGTGGGCAGAGCGTATAAATGCAAAAATATACCAATGTGCCACGCCTGAAATTGCTGCTTCGGTAAGGAAGATGCTGAAGAAAAAGAAAGACGATGCTGAAATGTTGCAGGAAGTAAACAAAGACTCTCAATTGAACTTAACCATAAAGGAAGGCAAATACAGCAAAGGTGATAATGAAATTATTGATGGCATAACGTGGACCAAAGGAATTTCGGCCGACATGCAAAAAAATAATCAAACGGTATTTGTTGATGTAAAGGAAGTATTGACGCCAATGCCAAAGGCCCTTGATGAAGCCAAAGGGATTATTACTGCCGACTATCAGAACCATTTGGAGAAAAATTGGATCGAAGAGTTACGTAAAAAACACCCCGTTAATGTAGATGAGGCTGTGCTTAGAACCATCATCAAAGAGTAA
- a CDS encoding peptidylprolyl isomerase, translated as MKLYKIIFVASSLLCGTITLCNAQPAVADKIVGIAGSKILLLSEVEQNYLEWIARGNYADEAMKCKIYNQLLLNKMMLHHAILDSVEVSEGQITDQLESRFRYFINQFGGEKELEKQYGKSIVELKEEFRPIVRDQIMIQQMQGKISKATSVSPQDVLNYYNAIPKDSLPLINSEIEFSQIVMMVSYSDAAKKDCIERLKGYRDRVINGEDFAALAVLYSEDLVSAKQSGELGFVNRGDLVPEFEATAFKLKPGEVSQIVESKFGYHLIQMIERKGDMFNARHILLRPKVGTEDNISVANKLDSIATLVKYDSLSFAQAASRFSDDSETRYNGGKMINPQTSSIRFEADQIEGSIFFQLDQLKPGEITKVLPYTNQEGNTGYRILQLNKRTSPHVTNLKDDYQRLSEAASNEKSEKAMMDWIKKKKASTYFRIDDQFAQCDNEYGWKE; from the coding sequence ATGAAACTGTATAAAATAATATTTGTTGCCTCAAGCCTGCTCTGCGGCACTATAACGCTATGTAACGCACAACCTGCGGTGGCTGATAAAATAGTGGGTATAGCGGGCAGCAAAATCCTTTTGCTTAGCGAAGTTGAGCAAAATTATCTGGAATGGATAGCACGTGGCAACTATGCAGACGAAGCCATGAAATGCAAAATATACAATCAGTTGTTGCTTAATAAGATGATGTTGCATCATGCCATATTAGATAGTGTTGAAGTAAGCGAAGGGCAAATAACCGATCAGCTGGAAAGCCGTTTCCGTTATTTTATAAATCAGTTTGGTGGAGAAAAAGAATTGGAAAAACAATACGGCAAATCGATAGTTGAATTAAAAGAAGAATTCCGGCCAATAGTACGCGATCAGATTATGATTCAACAAATGCAGGGAAAAATTTCGAAAGCTACTTCGGTAAGTCCGCAAGATGTACTCAACTACTATAACGCGATACCAAAGGATAGTTTGCCTTTAATAAATTCGGAAATAGAATTTTCACAAATTGTGATGATGGTATCATATAGCGATGCCGCAAAAAAAGATTGTATTGAAAGATTGAAAGGGTATCGTGATCGTGTGATTAATGGCGAAGACTTTGCAGCATTAGCAGTGCTATATAGCGAAGACCTGGTATCGGCCAAGCAAAGTGGCGAGCTGGGATTTGTTAACCGTGGCGATCTTGTACCTGAATTTGAAGCAACCGCTTTTAAACTTAAGCCGGGCGAGGTTTCGCAAATCGTAGAATCAAAATTTGGTTATCACCTTATTCAAATGATTGAACGAAAAGGCGATATGTTTAATGCACGTCATATTTTGCTTCGTCCAAAAGTTGGCACTGAAGATAATATTAGCGTTGCCAACAAACTCGACAGTATTGCTACCCTGGTAAAATATGATAGCCTTAGTTTTGCTCAAGCTGCATCGCGGTTTTCAGATGATTCTGAAACACGATATAATGGAGGCAAAATGATAAATCCACAAACCAGCAGTATTCGATTTGAAGCCGATCAGATAGAAGGCAGCATATTTTTTCAACTCGATCAATTAAAGCCCGGAGAAATAACAAAGGTTTTACCTTACACCAATCAGGAGGGCAATACCGGCTATCGAATATTACAACTCAATAAGCGTACATCCCCACATGTTACCAACCTTAAAGATGACTATCAACGCCTGAGCGAAGCAGCATCAAACGAAAAATCGGAAAAGGCCATGATGGATTGGATTAAGAAAAAGAAAGCGTCTACCTACTTCCGCATTGATGATCAATTTGCACAATGCGACAATGAGTACGGATGGAAGGAATAA
- a CDS encoding T9SS type A sorting domain-containing protein, with protein sequence MKKLFFLFAISISSFTANAQVATWADQAACVIYTRCTSCHNPNGIAKNQSFVDYFDAISYAQEIDSFVQHNIMPPWPPDQNYQTYAHEKVLTQDEKDVIHNWVINGTQQGNMQNAPTPPVYASTALIANPDVTAQMQLYQIPPITTDLYRCFVIQNVNAVDKFISGLEVIPGNRNIVHHVLVFADQGNTVINLDNADPGPGYTAFGGIGSNSAELLGVWAPGGEANFFPTGMGIKLKANSHIILQIHYPIGTSGQWDSTKVNLKWSTSGFTREVAIDPILNHGDLNEGFLYIPADSMRTFTCDYTVPANVTLLACAPHMHLVGTEIRAHGITPLNDTLRLVDIPKWDFHWQNMYWFRKPMKVPQGTVLHSEAIYNNTASNPFNPNSPPQPVYLGEATTDEMMLIYFYWTIYLPGDENIIVDTSTSVPAYNGCNFSLGGTENWLQSQYSIYPNPANEIININVGWREAYTITIYDVAGRVVLRKENLVGKESLLLTDFSKGCYIVELNNNSNKFNSKLILN encoded by the coding sequence ATGAAAAAATTATTTTTTCTTTTTGCCATTTCAATCTCAAGCTTTACTGCGAATGCCCAAGTGGCAACCTGGGCCGATCAGGCAGCATGTGTTATTTACACACGATGTACATCGTGCCATAATCCCAATGGCATTGCAAAGAATCAATCGTTTGTAGATTATTTTGATGCCATCAGTTACGCACAAGAAATTGATTCGTTTGTACAACACAACATTATGCCACCATGGCCCCCCGACCAAAATTATCAAACGTATGCACACGAAAAAGTACTTACGCAAGATGAAAAAGATGTCATACACAATTGGGTGATAAACGGTACGCAACAAGGTAATATGCAAAATGCCCCTACTCCTCCGGTTTATGCTTCTACTGCATTAATTGCCAATCCCGATGTGACGGCACAAATGCAACTTTACCAAATACCTCCTATTACAACTGATTTGTACCGATGCTTTGTAATTCAAAATGTGAATGCAGTTGACAAGTTTATTTCAGGGCTTGAGGTTATTCCGGGCAATCGCAACATTGTGCATCATGTACTTGTTTTTGCCGATCAGGGAAATACGGTTATCAATTTAGATAATGCCGATCCCGGGCCAGGCTATACCGCTTTTGGTGGTATTGGAAGCAATTCAGCTGAATTGCTTGGTGTATGGGCTCCCGGAGGCGAGGCCAACTTTTTCCCTACAGGCATGGGCATTAAACTTAAAGCTAACTCGCATATTATTTTACAAATTCATTATCCGATAGGTACATCCGGGCAATGGGATAGTACCAAAGTAAATTTAAAATGGAGCACTTCTGGCTTTACACGCGAAGTAGCTATTGATCCTATTTTAAATCATGGAGATCTTAATGAAGGGTTCCTTTACATTCCTGCCGATAGCATGCGGACTTTTACATGTGACTATACTGTTCCGGCAAATGTAACACTCTTGGCATGTGCTCCGCACATGCACCTGGTGGGCACCGAAATACGTGCACATGGAATAACTCCGCTTAACGATACACTTCGATTGGTTGATATTCCCAAATGGGATTTTCACTGGCAAAATATGTATTGGTTCCGGAAGCCTATGAAAGTACCACAAGGGACGGTACTGCATTCAGAAGCCATTTATAACAACACGGCCTCCAATCCATTTAATCCTAACTCACCACCGCAACCGGTATATCTTGGAGAGGCTACCACTGACGAAATGATGCTTATTTATTTTTATTGGACAATATATTTACCGGGTGATGAAAATATTATTGTTGACACAAGCACTTCTGTGCCCGCCTATAATGGATGCAACTTCTCGCTTGGTGGCACCGAAAACTGGTTGCAATCGCAGTATTCCATTTACCCTAATCCGGCAAACGAAATCATCAATATTAACGTTGGCTGGCGCGAGGCTTATACCATCACTATATATGATGTGGCAGGTAGAGTGGTGTTGCGCAAAGAAAATTTAGTAGGTAAAGAATCGCTACTCTTAACTGACTTTAGTAAAGGCTGCTATATTGTCGAACTAAATAATAACAGCAATAAATTTAACAGCAAGCTTATATTAAACTGA